A segment of the Sporocytophaga myxococcoides genome:
TTTAAAAAAAGCCCTGCAAAACATATCTGCAGGGCTTTTTTAATCTGTAGGTTTTCCAACTTTCAACTTTTAACTTTAAGCTTTCAACTTAAATTAGTGTTTCGCCAAATAATCAGCAACACCTTCTCTTGATGCTTTCATAGCATCTTTACCTTCTTCCCAGTTAGCAGGACAAACCTCACCATACTTTTCGTTGTGACGAAGCGCATCAACAATTCTGATTGCCTCATCAATATTTCTGCCTAGTGGAAGGTCATTTACAAGTTCATGTCTTACTATACCGTTTTTGTCAATAAGGAAGGTTGCTCTGTAAGCGATTGGAATACCTTTGAATTCCATCATTCCTTCTTCGTTGTACTCATATTCACCGGCAAGTACACCATAGTTTAATGAAATTGTCTTTGCTACGTCAGCAACAATCGGGTAAGTTACGCCCTGAATACCACCTTGTGCCTTTGGAGTCGTAAGCCAGGCAAGGTGAGAGTTCTCAGTATCTGTAGAACATCCGACTACTGCTACATTTCTTTTTTCAAATTCAGCCAGCTTTTCCTGAAAAGCAAGTATTTCAGTAGGGCAAACAAAAGTGAAGTCTTTAGGATAAAAGAAAAAGATTACATCTCTTTTTCCAAGGTACTGCTGAAGGCTGAATCCTTCAACGATTTCTTCTCCGTTGATTACCGCCGGAGCATTGAATACAGGAGCTTTTCTTCCTACTAATGCCATGATTATTTCTAAAATTTTAGGTTAATATTAGTTAATTTGATTTTTCTGCTATGTCGACTTTTTCTCCTTGGATTTGGAGCTTAAAATCTTTGATTTTTAAATTCGGTATACTTTTCTTTTTAAAGAATGCAATAATCAGTTCCTGCAATTCCGAATCATAAAAATCAACTATTTCTTTAGTATCAGTATAATAAATATGATGATGTGAATTTAAGTTAGCATCATATCTGTAACTGCCGGTTTCTGAAAGAACTTTTTCTGCAAGTCCTGTTTGTACAAATGTATCAAGTGTTTTGTATACTGTTCCTAATGAAATGCTTGGATTATTGATTTTTAGTTTTTCAAAAAGAAGTTCTGCAGTAGGGTGTTCAAAAGAATTAAACAGCAGATGGTAAATCACAATTCTTTGATGTGTGGCTTTTAACCCTTTGCTTATTAGTAATTCTTTTATTTCGGAAAAGCTTTTTTCCATGTTCCTTCTACTGATTAAATAAGAATAATTCCTATTTAAGAATTTTTAGAAAGACAAAAATAGACGGATTAAGAGAAAAATCAAATGGCAGAATGCAAGAATGGGATAAAACTAAAAAAAGCCCTGGTGAAAGGGCTTTTTTTAGAAGAAATTAAACAGATTATGAATAAAATTATTAAGTGTATTCTAAATATTAATACAGAAACGTTACAAAATGTAACCAATTGTTTTAAAAAAAGATTCATAAAAAAACCTCTGCAGGAGAGGTTTTGTGAAAATTTATTTTAATATTTTAAACGGTTATTAAAATTTTACTTTTTTTAGCAATTGTTGAGTCATGGCTAACTTTTCCATTTCCACATTTTTATCTGCTAATTGTGAAGTGTCCATTTTTTTGTGCAGAATAGATATACCCAAAAGCACGAAGAGACAAAATATTTTTAACAGAAATCTCAAATTTGACATAACCTCTATATTAGGCCTTACAGAATTTTAATTTTAATACCTGAAAATAATAAAAGGTAACTTAAAAAAGAGTTTTTATTAATTTTCTCATACTAAATTTAGTATAAAGTGTCCAAAATTATTAATAAATTTCAATTTATTCGACAAAAAGTGTTATTACTTATTTGACCATATTTATAATTTACTGGAAATGAAGAAAATTTTATTTGTCTGTTTGGGAAATATATGCCGATCTCCAATGGCAGAAGGTGTTTTTAAGAAAGTTATTGAAAATAAGGGTGTCTCACATAAATTTTATTGTGATTCTGCCGGGACCTCCGCCTATCATATTGGCGCTCTGCCAGATGAGCGGATGCGGGCAACAGCTATGGAACGAGGTATTATTTTGGATCATTGTGCAAGGCAAATTACAGTAAAAGATTTTGATAACTTTGATTATATCCTTGCCATGGATACTTCAAATTACAATAATATCAAAAGTCTTACAAATGATAAATTTAAGCATGATAAAGTGTTAATGATGAGGAGTTTCGATTCGATTAAAAGCACAGTGGATGTTCCTGATCCTTATTATGGCGGCATGTCCGGTTTTACCGAAGTTTATGAAATCCTCTGGAGATGTTGTAATAATTTTTACAATCATATTGAAGAAAATCAGGAAATCTAGATGCTGATATGGAAGCTGTTAGTGATCTCTTAAATGAAGTTATTCACGAAGGTATAGATTCAATAGCACCTGTTGGTGGTGGAAGTATAAATAATACTTATAAAGTAAAGACTTCCAGGAAGGTCTATTTTGTAAAGGTTAACAGAAATGTTCCTGAAGATTTTTTTGAAAAAGAAGCGGAAGGTTTGAGTTTATTAGCAAAGACTAACAGGATCAGGATTCCAGAGATAATTTTCATAGGACGTAATCTTTTGGTAATGGAGTTTATTGAAAGGGGACTTGAAAGTAAAAATTATTGGTTTAAACTGGGGCAAAAGCTTTCTGACATTCATAAAGTTACAGCTTCTTCATTTGGATTAGATTATAATAACTATATAGGTAGCCTTGAACAGCTCAATGGCTGGTACAGTAATTGGCCGGAGTTTTTTGTGGAAAGAAGAATTTTCCCATTAGCCCATAGGGCCTATGCAGACGGAAGGCTTGAAAGGAGGGGAGTAGAGTTGATTGAACAGCTTTCCAAGAAGATTAATGATTTATTGGTTCATGAAAAACCATCGTTACTACATGGGGATTTATGGAGCGGGAATGTAATGGTAGATTTATCAGAAGCTCCTGTTTTCGTAGATCCAGCAGTATATTACGGAAACAGGGAAATTGAAATAGCCTTTACGACTTTGTTCGGTGGTTTTGATCCTTTATTCTATGAGTCTTACCAGGAGGCATTTCCTTTGGAGAAAAATTTTGACAAGAGGATAGATCTTTATAATCTTTATCCATTGCTGGTCCATGCAAATTTATTTGGCGGTAGTTATTCCAATTCAGTAATGACTATCCTCCGGAGATTTGCCTGAATACTTTTGTCTGATCTGAATTCTTTGAATCTGTCTTTCTACCATTTTCTGAGCAAGAGTTAAACATAGTTCTTCTCCGGCCTTTTCCTGAAACGTTTTTTTTACAATACTTTCATTTACATCAAGTCTGTAAAGTATTTGAAATAACTTCTCCGGCTGGGTTTGCAAAAGCTGTCCTATTGCTTTGCTCAGAGCTGCAATAAGAGCATCTAGTGAGCTATTCAAATCATTTGAAGTTGAAAGACCAAACTCTTGTATCAGACTCATTCCTGCAAGGTGTTCAATTTCTTCTTTATTCTCTGGCATTAGGTATAAGGATCAAATCTGTTTGCAAATAAGTAATTACTTTTGAATATTTATCCCCACATTGTACTATGAAAAAAGCAATTATTTCTTTTTGGGCTTTAACTGCCTTATTCTTTTTAAGTTATAAAACTTCAGCTCAGTCAATCAGTGGCAAACTTATAGGAGGTATCAATGCTGGTCAGGTTGATGGGGATGATTATGCAGGCTTTGATAAACCCGGGCTAATACTGGGAGCAGCAGCAGCATTCCCTTTGTCTGAAAAAATTTTTCTGCAACCTGAAGTCTATTATTCTCAAAAAGGAGCAAAGAACAGCGAAAAGAACCCTGCCTATTTCAGATGGAGGTTAAATTACATTGAAACTCCTGTTGTTGTTCATTTCAGGATTGTGAAAAGATTTGGATTTGACGCTGGAATATCCCCCAATTTTTTATTAAAGTCCAAAGTGGATTTGGGTACTGGGTATGCTGATAATACTAAGGATTTTGATAAGGTCAATCTATGTTTACTGGGTGGGGTAGAGTTCAGAATTGTACGCGGACTTGATTTGAATATGCGTTATTCAAGATCTATAATGCCAATTAATTCCAAAGAGAGTTCTTCCTATGGCCGTAAGTTTTATACAAGTACTTTATCCCTGTCCCTCAGAATTACTTTGAATAAAGTTGAATAAAGCAGAATGCTTAAAGCAAAAAGTTGAAAGTAAAAAAATGAAAGTAAAAAGTTGAAAGTTAGTTAAATAAGTGGATTCATAAAAAAACCGGAATCACTTCCGGTTTTTCATTTTTTATGCTTTTTTAGCTGTCTTAGCTTTAGGTTTTGCTTCTTTTTCTTCTTTATCAGTAACCTTTTCTTTAGCTGCTTTAGCTTTTGGCTTGGCTGCTTTTACTGGCTCTGCCTCTTCTTTTACTTCTGAAGTTTCTGCTGAAGCACTTTCGGATGAAGATGCTGCTGTAAATCTTTCCGGAAAATAAGTTGATATGGTTGTGTACCATACAACTAATTTTTTCATATCTGATTGATATACTTTTTCTTTGTCGTAATCAGGAACGACTGACTCTACGAATTTTTGCAGTTCTGCAGGAGAAGATTTTCCTGAAACATCGATAGTTTTTCCGTATTTTTCAAAAATTCTTGAAAATACATCCTCTAAAGGAACAGACGCTTCTTTGCCGTCTGTATAGATTGAAATCTCCTTTAAAAGAGAAACTCTGGTGTTAGCATTGGCAATGAATTTAGTTTTTTGCTCATCAATACTTTCCAGGATTACACCATTCCTCGTAGGTTTTAAAACTTTATAAAGACCACTTTTTCCTGAAACTGCTGCAATATCTTTTAAATCCATTTTAAATTAAATAAGGTTAAAAATCTATAGTTTGAAATATATAGGAATACTAGTTTGAATTTTATATCCTGGAGCCTTAAATTTCAATAGTTTAGCTACCCTGAGTGCTTCCTGTCCGCAACCACCTCCGATATTTTTTACGATTGTTGGGCTAGAGATTGTACCGTCTTCATTGAGAATGAAATTGATAATACACTCTCCGGAAATTCTATTCTTCTTTGCAAGAATTGGATATACTTTGTTTTTTTCAATAAACGCATACATAGAATCTTGTCCGCCTGGATAAAATTCTGCAGCAGGTATTGCTTTTCCACTTTGAGCAAAAATCACAAAGTTTATTCCTAGGAAAAGAAGGGATGATAAAATGAGTTTTTTCATATTTTTACTCGAAATTATATTAAAAGCATTTGCAAAAATACTTTGAATTATTTACTAACCAAATTTTAATTTTTCTGTTCTTCGAAATTTTTTACCATACTATCCAAGTAATTGAGCACCTCTTCTTTTCCAAAACCTGTTTCGGAAGAAGTAACGAATCTAGGTGGCAATTCTTGCCATGTCTTTGACATCTCGTTTTCAAACTTCAGTAAATTATTATTAGCCTGTGTTTTGGATAGCTTATCGTATTTTGTGAATATTAAAGAGAATGGTATTCCATTTTCTCCAAGCCAGTTAATGAATTCTATATCAATTACTTGAGGTTCCAGTCTGTTGTCAATCAGTACGAATACGCAAAATAAATTTTCTCTTAGAGTGAGGTAATCTTTAACCATTTTTTCCCATTTGGCTTTAGATTCTTTGCTTACCTTGGCCCACCCATATCCTGGTAAATCGACCAGATACCATTTCTCATTGATAATAAAATGATTAATAAGCTGTGTCTTACCTGGTTTTGCACTGGTTTTAGCCAATCCCTTTTGTCCGGTGAGCATATTAATAAGAGAAGATTTACCCACATTGGACCTGCCGATAAATGCAAATTCACACTTATCCGGTAAGGGGCAATCTTTGTAATTAGTTTTGCTTTGGACAAAAGCTGCTTTTTTTATTATCATAATTGTGTAGTCTTTCGTTGCAGAATTTCGCCAGTTGAAATCTCTTAAGGAAAGGCAAAATTAAAAGAATTGACTTAATATAACATAGCTATAATAGAATTACTCACTTAGGATACAATAAAACCTATTTCAATGTTATGTCGTATTGAAAAGTTTGGAATAATTACTCAAAATATTTCTTGATTGATAAAAAAAGTTATAAATTGAACTTAAGAAAGAAATAATATTCTCTAATTGAGAATTTACAGAGAAAAAACTCATTGATATTCTAAATAACTTTGTTCTATCCTGCCTCAGTTTAAGCTTAACAGTTTATCAAATATGCGAAAATCATATCTCCTGGTCCTGTTCCTAATTTGTTCCTTTGCTGGAATCGCTCAGCCCAACATCAAGAAATCTTTAAAAAAGGCAAACTATTATTTTGATGCGCGCAAATATAAGGAAGCAATTGCTGCTTATCTTGAAGTGCTTGATCTGGAAAAAAATAATGCAGAAGCAAATTTTAAACTTGGTGTTTCTTATTTAAATACAATTCACCATACGAAATCCCTGCCTTATCTTACAAAAGCTTACGAAGTAAATTCTAATATTGATCCTAAAATTCTTCAGCTTCTTGGTAAATCTTACCAATACAATCACAAATTTGAAGAAGCATTAAAATATTATCAGGAATACAAAGCAAAAATTGACAAGAAGGATTTAGAAGAGATCAAAAAAACAGATCGAAAAATTTATGAATGCGAAAACGGTATTATTTATGTAAAAAATCCAGTTAAAGCAAAAATTGAAAACATGGGGCCAGTAATCAATTCCAGATTTATAGATCATGGTCCGGTTATTTCTGCAGACGAATCCGTACTTGTATTTACAAGCAGAAGAGAAGGTGGAACTGGAGAGGCTCTTGATGAACAGGGACTGCTTTTTGAAGATATCTATATTTCCTATAATAAAAACGGCCAGTGGACCGCTCCTCAGAATATCGGTAAACCAATTAATACTGAAGCACATGATGCAAGTATAGCAATCTCTCCTGACGGAAGTCAGATTTTTATTTACAGAGATAGTGATGATAGCAAAGGTGATATATTCTTATCCACACTTCAGGATGGTAAATGGTCAAAACCTCAGGACCTTGGTAAAAACATTAATACTAAAGCGGATGAAAAATCCATTTCCATGACTGCAGATGGCAATACGATATATTTCACAAGTGATAGGGAAGGGGGCTTGGGCGGACTTGATATTTACATGAGTAAAAAGGATAAAAAGGGAAAATGGGGAGTAGCTGTCAATCTGGGAAAGATTATCAACACTGAATACGATGATGATGCTCCATTTATACATCCGGATGGAAAGACGCTCTACTTCAGCTCAAAAGGCCATGCAGGAATGGGCTGGTATGATATCTATAAATCCACTCTGACAACAGATGGAACCTGGTCTGCTCCTGAAAACCTGGGTTATCCTATCAATACCGCTGATGACGATATATACTTTGTACTTTCTGCTGATAATAAACATGGTTATTATGCAAGTGAAAGAGAGGGAGGCCAGGGTGAAACAGATGTGTATAGGATCAGTATGCCTAAGCCTGAAGAACTCGCAGAGGTTTCAGGGAAAAGTGTAACTGAAAGTAAAGAACCAGGAAAGAAGAAACTTGTATCAATAGCAAAAGTAGAAGCTTTTAATCCGATTACAATTTTAAAGGGTACAGTTACAGATGCTCTTACTAAAGCTCCACTTGAAAGTAAATTGCTGATTATTGATAATGAGAAAAACGAAGTTATACATGAAGTAACAACCAATAGCCTTACAGGCGGCTATCTTGTTATTCTTCCGTCTGGAAAAAATTATGGAATTGCAGTTGAAAAGAAAGACTATTTATTCCATTCTGAAAATTTTGATATACCAGCGAGTACAAACTATCAAGAAATAGTGAAGGACGTAGAACTTAAAAAGGTAGCTGTAGGTACTAAGATTGTTTTAAGAAACATATTTTTCGATTTTGATAAAGCAACTTTAAGACCAGCTTCAACTGCTGAGCTGGAAAGGCTGTATGAATTACTTGTTAAGGTCCCGACTTTAAAAATAGAAATCTCAGGTCATACTGATAATAAAGGATCTGCGGATTATAACAAAAATCTTTCACAGAAAAGAGCGCAGGCTGTGGTCGACTATCTTATTAAAAAGGGAATTGATTCTGCAAGATTGAAATATGCCGGATATGGATTTGACAGGCCAATGGAAACAAATGATACCGAGGAGGGCCGTCAACTCAACAGAAGAACGGAATTTGAAATCATCGGAAACTGATTAGGTTTTATTTACCTATCTTGCATTTACTATTTTTGCAGGATAAGTATATAAGGTGATATGAAAAAGCTTTGTTTTTTTATAATATGTCTTTCATACTCTTTGTTAGTAAGCATTTCAGTGCGTGCTCAGGGGGAAAAGAAAATTATTAAAGAAGCAGAAGCCGCATTGGCTCAAAAAGACAAGAAGAAGGCACTTGAGTTATACCTCAACGCATTGGAAATAAATCCCAATAAAGCCGATGTCAATTATAAAGTTGGAATTTTATATCTGGAAAGCGATTTTAAGTTTAAAGCATTATCGTATCTGGAAAAAGCCTCGGCATTGGGATTATCTTCTGATTACCCAATCACCAAATATCTTGGAATCGCCAATCAGTTCAATCATAATTTTGAAAAGGCGATAGAGAACTATCAGAATTACAGAGGAGCTATTACTGATAAGGAAGAAATCAAAAAAGTTGACAGACGAATTTATGAATGCAGGAATGGAATAGAGTTTATTGCGAATCCTGTTCCTGTAAAAATTGATAATTTAGGGCCAGCTATCAATACACTTTTTCCCGAATATGCTCCCGTTATTTCAGCTGATGATTCTATTCTTATATTTACTTCAAGACGTCCAGGTTCTACTGGTGGAATTACAGACCAGTCCGGAATGTATTTCGAGGATTTGTATGTAAGTAAAAAAACACATGAAGGTTGGGTTAAGCCTCAAAATTTAGGATTCCCTGTAAATACTACTTCACACGAGGCCTCTGTCGGAATCTCTCCAGACGGAAATCAATTATTTATTTATAAGGATAATGGAAACGGGGATATTTATGTGTGCAGCATATCTGAAGATAATAAATGGTCAAAGCCGGTTTCTGTAGGAAGTGAAGTTAATTCTGTAAAATATTTTGAGAACGGAGCTTGTCTTTCTTTTGATGGAAAGAAATTGTTCTTTGCAAGTAATCGCGAGGGAGGGGCAGGTGGAAATGATATTTGGGTGACACAGAAACAAGATAATGGAAGTTGGGGGAAACCCTCTAATCTGGGGCTTCCGATTAATACGGAAGCAGATGAGGAAAGTCCTTTTATGGACCTCGATGGAAAGACACTTTATTTTAGCTCGCGTTCCCACAAGGGAATGGGTGGGTTTGATATATTCAAATCAGTTTTCAATGAAGAATCACAAAAATGGTCAGTACCTGAAAATCTTGGGTATCCTATAAATTCTGCTGATAATGACCTTTACTTTATTTTGTCCGGAGATGGCAGACATGGATATTATGCCTCGGTAAAAGAAGGTGGCTATGGAGATAAAGACATTTACAGAATCTCAATGCCACCAAGGTCAGACTATCAGGACCTCCAGGCAAGATTACAAACGATCAGAGAAAAGAAATACTCATCCAATCCACCTTTTGATAAGGCAAATTCTTATATAATATCCGGAAAGGTATTGGATTCTTCTTCAACTAAATCTATATCCAATGCTTTGGTGCAAGTAAAAGATAATAAAGGGAATGTTATCAATGAAATATTCAGTAAACCAGATGGAGAGTATTATATCAAAATAAGTATTGATACACCAGGTGCTTATGTGCTTTCAGCTTACGCAAAAGGTTATGGCCCTTTTCTGAAAGATATTGAAATACATAAAGAAAAGAATACTACCCATATTCAGGTTGCTGATATAAAATTGAAAAAACTGGATTTAGGTGAGCGATTTGTCCTCAGAAATATTTATTTTGATTTTGATAAATCTGAATTAAAACCAGAATCAAAGTCAGACCTGGAAAATTTGATAATACTTTTGAATGACAATCCATCTATTAAAATAGAAATAGGAGGGTATACGGATAGTAAAGGTGAAAAGGAGTATAATCGGAATTTGTCTCAGAAAAGAGCAGAGGCTGTATTAAACTATCTCGTATCAAGAGGGATCTCTAAAAAGAGATTGATAGCAAAAGGATACGGTGAAAGTAGTTCTATCACTAAAGGGCAGGTAAATCAGGAAGAAATAAGTCGAAGAACAGAGTTTGTAATCATAGATAAGTAATTGTACCGAAATTAAGAGTAAATAATACTATGAAGTTGAATGTCAGATTTTTTTTAATTCTGGTGATGTCTTTAGGACTTATAGTTCGGGCAAAAAGTCAGGATATTTCAGGTGATTTAAGGGAAGGGCAGCGTCTGTTGAGACAGGAACATTATAGAAATGCTCTGCCTTTTTTTGAAAAGGTTTTAACTAAAGAACCTAAAAATACGAAAGCATTGTTTGGCGCAGCTGTTTGTTATCTTCACAGGTATTCCAAAGAAAAAGCACTGACATATATTGAAAAGGTTTATGCCCTGGATTCTACAGTAGATAAACATATTCATTTCTGGATGGGAAGAGTCTATCATCAAAATTATATGTTTGATAAGGCTCTTGAACAATATAGTATCTATCAATCCAATCTATCCAAAAAGGATTTACGTCAGAAAGACCTGGTAAAATATATCAACCAGGTACATACAGCAAAAGAATTTGTTAAGAATAATCAGAATTATCTGGTCTCTAATCTTGGGCCTGTCATCAATAGCTCTTATTCAGAGCACAGTCCTGTAACCTCTATGGATGACAAATTACTTTTATTTACTTCCAGAAGGTCAAATGAATCAAGTAAAGAAGATCTGGATGGTGAGCCTTTTGAAGATATCTTCCAGTCAATAAAACTGGACGAAGGTAAATGGTCTGAACCTCAGAAGATACAGCTGAACTCAGGTGGACACGATGCTTCCATTCAGCTGTTTGATAATGATACTAAGCTGCTTGTATATAAATTTACAAAAGGCGGAGATATTTATTATACTGAAAGAAATGGAGACAAATGGGGAGATCTAAAGCCTTTTGTCGGCATTAATTCCAGAGATTTTGAAGCAGATGCATTCATTTCTGCAGATGGTCAAACTGCATACTTTGCCACCAATCACTACAAAAGAAATGGAGATCTTGATATCTATTATGTAAAGAAGAAAGCTGACGGAACATGGGGAGAGGCTACAGAGCTTAAAGGCGGTATCAATAGTGATGAAGACGAAGATGCACCGTTTGTAACTCCGGATGGCAAGACTCTTTATTTTAGTTCAAGAGGGCATAAAAATATGGGAGGTTATGATGTCTTCAAATCTGTACTTGGTGATAGCGGCAAATGGTCAGAACCTGAAAATATGGGCTATCCCATCAATACACCGGATGATGATGTATACTTCTACCTTTCTTCAATATCCAAGAAATCATATATTTCTTCGTACCGGGAAGGCGGTTACGGAGAAAAAGACATCTATGAAATTTCACCTATTCCATCAGTAAAAATCAATGGGAATGTAACAGAAGATCGCACTGGTAAAAAAGTAAATAATCTTCAGATTTTATTTGTCTCCACAAGAAATACCACCAAGCCTGTAAATGAAATTGCAATTACACAGGATGGAAGATATTCGGCAACTCTTACAGCTTATAATTCTTACAGGATAAAACTTGTAGACGGGAAGGATACTTTGTTGACCCAGGAGCTGGACATTCCTTTTACTGCTGATGAAAGTATGGTATTAACAAGAGATTTCGTTATCCCATTTATTCAGAAAGATTCAGGTGTAGCAATCATATTGCCTGAAAAGTTTTACTCTGGAAAATTCCTGTTAAGAGATATTCATTATGAAAAAGGGAAATCAGCTTTAAGTACCTTAAATCAAAAAGAGCTCGACAAAGCGGCGGAGATTTTAAAGAAAAATCCGGAAGCAAAACTCAAGTTAAAAGGATCGGTAGAAAGCAATGAAAACCCTACGCTCGCACAGGAAAGAAGTAAAAGTGTTTCTGAATATTTAAAAGGAAAAGGGGTTTCAACTAAGCAGCTCGAGGTAGTTGATGGCTTTACAGATGGCAGTATTGTTGCTCTTGAAAGTAACTTTAAAGGCACACCTACAATGGAGTTTGATAAGAGCATTATCAATTCAGCAGCAGTGGGAGCGTCCTTTATTCTAAGGAATGTCCATTTCGAGACAGCTAAATGGGATTTAAATGAAGTGTCCAGAAATGAGCTCGATCTGTTGATCAGTATTTTAAAAGAGAATCCTACACTAAATATTGAAATAGGAGGTTATACGGACAATCTTGGAGAAGATGCTGCAAATCAGATTTTATCAGAGAAAAGAGCTAAGTCAGTTGAAGAATACCTTCTTAGTAATGGCATAAATAAAAGCCACTTATCTGTTGTTGGATATGGAGAGGCGAATCCTCTTGCACCAAATGATACAGAGCAGGGACGGGTATTGAACAGAAGGACAGAGATCAGGATTTTGGGTAAGTTATAAAGAATAGCATATGTAATTTTTGTGATGCTGCCGTCGTAAGATGGCAGCATTTTTTTTTGTCGATAATTCCAACGCAAATGAGTTGCGATATGGTCTTCTATGTTTGTGATATAACA
Coding sequences within it:
- a CDS encoding OmpA family protein, encoding MKLNVRFFLILVMSLGLIVRAKSQDISGDLREGQRLLRQEHYRNALPFFEKVLTKEPKNTKALFGAAVCYLHRYSKEKALTYIEKVYALDSTVDKHIHFWMGRVYHQNYMFDKALEQYSIYQSNLSKKDLRQKDLVKYINQVHTAKEFVKNNQNYLVSNLGPVINSSYSEHSPVTSMDDKLLLFTSRRSNESSKEDLDGEPFEDIFQSIKLDEGKWSEPQKIQLNSGGHDASIQLFDNDTKLLVYKFTKGGDIYYTERNGDKWGDLKPFVGINSRDFEADAFISADGQTAYFATNHYKRNGDLDIYYVKKKADGTWGEATELKGGINSDEDEDAPFVTPDGKTLYFSSRGHKNMGGYDVFKSVLGDSGKWSEPENMGYPINTPDDDVYFYLSSISKKSYISSYREGGYGEKDIYEISPIPSVKINGNVTEDRTGKKVNNLQILFVSTRNTTKPVNEIAITQDGRYSATLTAYNSYRIKLVDGKDTLLTQELDIPFTADESMVLTRDFVIPFIQKDSGVAIILPEKFYSGKFLLRDIHYEKGKSALSTLNQKELDKAAEILKKNPEAKLKLKGSVESNENPTLAQERSKSVSEYLKGKGVSTKQLEVVDGFTDGSIVALESNFKGTPTMEFDKSIINSAAVGASFILRNVHFETAKWDLNEVSRNELDLLISILKENPTLNIEIGGYTDNLGEDAANQILSEKRAKSVEEYLLSNGINKSHLSVVGYGEANPLAPNDTEQGRVLNRRTEIRILGKL